From a single Fulvivirga ulvae genomic region:
- a CDS encoding DoxX family protein produces the protein MMKLLIQVVHWIVYAYYVYLFGYASLFKVFQKESMMISMDSLGFNKTWTLLIGYGELLGVVGLLVGLWFHEVKNIAVLWLFPFAVGALMVHFAHHEYEHYYAALFGCFSSLILLATDKYFKIAL, from the coding sequence ATGATGAAACTCTTAATTCAAGTAGTACACTGGATCGTATATGCGTATTATGTTTATCTTTTTGGCTATGCCAGCCTGTTCAAAGTTTTTCAGAAAGAAAGTATGATGATCAGTATGGACTCTCTCGGGTTTAACAAAACCTGGACGCTGCTGATTGGTTATGGAGAACTTCTGGGTGTGGTTGGATTATTGGTAGGCCTGTGGTTCCATGAAGTTAAAAACATAGCAGTTCTATGGCTTTTCCCGTTTGCCGTTGGGGCTTTGATGGTGCACTTTGCTCACCATGAGTATGAGCATTATTACGCAGCGCTTTTTGGCTGTTTTTCGTCATTAATCCTGCTGGCTACTGACAAGTATTTTAAAATAGCCCTATAA
- a CDS encoding carbon-nitrogen hydrolase family protein → MIIAAAQTVPVRGDIPANLERHYELIREASEHGVQLIAFPELSITGYERELAHKYSFTPDDSRLDKLRQLSQQHHMIIIAGAPVYTHGLLFIGSFVILPDGQLALYTKQFLHEGEDEFFASSFDHDPVISLEGETIRLAICADIENRKHPEKAAKKNASFYIASIFYSPGGIAGAHRLLSEYASGYQMPVLMSNFGGASWGSPSGGQSAFWDKHGGLVTEASVSGEELIISERISGQWQGKVITVGSSA, encoded by the coding sequence ATGATCATAGCAGCGGCACAAACGGTACCCGTGAGAGGGGACATACCTGCCAACCTAGAACGGCACTACGAATTGATAAGGGAAGCATCTGAACATGGTGTACAGCTCATTGCTTTTCCCGAACTTTCAATTACCGGATACGAAAGAGAGCTGGCTCATAAATACAGCTTCACTCCTGACGATAGCAGGCTGGATAAACTACGCCAGCTTTCACAACAGCACCATATGATCATAATAGCAGGGGCTCCGGTATATACCCATGGCTTGTTGTTTATAGGATCATTTGTCATTTTGCCTGACGGCCAATTAGCCTTATATACCAAGCAATTCTTACACGAGGGAGAAGATGAGTTTTTTGCTTCAAGTTTTGATCATGATCCTGTTATATCCCTTGAAGGGGAAACCATTCGTTTGGCAATATGTGCAGACATCGAAAACAGAAAGCATCCTGAGAAAGCAGCGAAAAAAAATGCAAGCTTTTATATAGCCAGTATATTTTATTCGCCGGGAGGTATTGCTGGTGCGCACAGACTATTAAGTGAATATGCCTCCGGTTACCAGATGCCTGTTTTGATGTCGAATTTTGGAGGCGCCTCCTGGGGGAGTCCTTCAGGAGGGCAAAGCGCATTCTGGGACAAACACGGAGGTCTTGTTACCGAAGCCTCGGTTTCAGGTGAAGAGCTCATTATATCAGAAAGGATTAGCGGACAATGGCAGGGGAAAGTAATTACCGTGGGTAGCTCTGCATAG